The following proteins are co-located in the Telopea speciosissima isolate NSW1024214 ecotype Mountain lineage chromosome 9, Tspe_v1, whole genome shotgun sequence genome:
- the LOC122640660 gene encoding dof zinc finger protein DOF1.5-like: MGDTENGGGVVPGFKLFGTTIPLQGREVMEESSEKSSEDTSVEKRPEKIIPCPRCKSMETKFCYFNNYNVNQPRHFCKGCQRYWTAGGTLRNVPVGAGRRKTKPSSCQVSTDMFLENCMFDIASPPPPAVNQFELEGVVEQWRMATTRSGFQHVFPGKRRSNNSATGQIC; the protein is encoded by the coding sequence ATGGGAGACACAGAGAATGGAGGAGGAGTAGTACCAGGGTTCAAGCTTTTTGGCACAACAATTCCATTGCAGGGAAGAGAAGTAATGGAGGAGAGTTCAGAGAAGAGTAGTGAAGATACATCAGTGGAGAAGAGGCCAGAAAAGATAATTCCATGTCCAAGGTGTAAAAGCATGGAGACCAAGTTTTGTTACTTTAATAACTACAACGTTAACCAACCTCGGCACTTCTGTAAGGGATGCCAAAGATATTGGACTGCCGGCGGGACACTTCGAAACGTACCGGTTGGAGCCGGACGGCGTAAAACCAAGCCATCATCATGTCAAGTCTCAACTGATATGTTCCTTGAAAATTGTATGTTTGAtatagcatcaccaccaccaccagcagtGAACCAGTTTGAGTTGGAAGGTGTGGTGGAGCAGTGGCGGATGGCCACCACCAGAAGCGGTTTTCAGCATGTTTTTCCCGGAAAGCGGCGGAGCAATAACTCAGCAACTGGTCAAATATGttga